The Amycolatopsis methanolica 239 nucleotide sequence AAGCCCTCTACGCGTAGGGGCGGAAGCGGATCGTCGTGCCCGGCCGGGCCTGCGCGAGCGCGGGCAGCGCCCGCGGCACGACGACGGCGATCACCGGGTAGCCACCGGTGGTGGGGTGGTCGGCGAGGAACACCACCGGCAGCCCGTTCGGCGGCACCTGGATCGCGCCGGTGATCACGCCCTCGCTGGGCAGCTCCTCGCCCTCGCGCGCGTCGGTGCGCCGCAGCGCCGGACCGTCCACGCGCAGGCCGACGCGGTTGGACTCGCTGGTCACCGTCCACGGCACGGACAGCTGGTGGGCGGCGTCGCCGAACCAGTCGTCGCGTGGGCCGAGGACGACCGGGACGACCAGCTCGGGCGGGTTCGGCGGGGCGGTGACGGTGTCCGCGCCGTCCGGGATCCCGGCCGGCGCGCCCAGTGGCAGCACGGCGCCCGGCTCCAGTGGCGGCGGACCGATCTCGGACAGCACGTCGCGCGACCGGCTGCCCAGCTCGGGTTCGGCGTCGATGCCGCCGGAGACGGCGAGGTAGCAGCGCAGGCCGGTGTCCGGACGGCCGATGCTCAGGGCCTGCCCCGCGGCGAGGTGGACCGGCACGTGCGAGCCTGCCGGGCGGCCGTCGACGGCGACCGCGACCGGCGGGCCGGTGACCGCGACCGTGCAGGACGCGCGGGCCGTCACGGTGAGCCCGCCGAGCAGCGACTCGATCCCGGCCGCGCCCTCCGGGTTGCCGACGAGCCGGTTCGCCAGCCGCAGCGCCGGGACGTCGAGGGCGCCGGACGGCGGCACGCCGAGGTGGGCGTGCCCGGGGCGGCCGAGGTCCTGCACGAGCGCGAGCGGACCGGTCGCGACGACCTCCAGCGCGCGGCTCACCCGATCCTCCGGAACCGCACGCGGTCGCCGGGCGCGAGCAGGGCGGGCCGCTCGGCGCGGCTGTCGAACAGGACGGCGTCGGTGTGCCCGAGCAGGCGCCACCCGCCGGGCGACGAGCGCGGATAGACGCCGGTGAACTCGCCCGCGATGGCGACCGACCCGGCCGGGACGCGCGTGCGTGGAGTGTCCAAACGCGACTGGCGGAGCGGTTCGGGCAGGCCGGTGAGATAGCCGAACCCGGGGGCGAAGCCGGTGAACGCGACGGTGTAGGTGGCGCCGGTGTGCAGTTCGACGACCTCGGCGGCGGTGATGCCCGCGGTGCGCGCGACCAGGTCGAGGTCCTCGCCGTCGTAGCGGACGTCGATGGTGATCTCCCGCGGCTCGCCGCCGTTCCCGCCGTCCAGGTCGGCCGATTCCACGAACCTGCGGGCTTCGGCGAGCCCCGTGGAGCCCGGGCGCGCGGCGATCAGCACGGTGCGCGCACCCGGCACGACCTCGACGAGATCGGGCAGCCCCGCGGCGACCACAGCGGCACGGACGGCGCTCATCTCGGCCAGCGACTCGCACTCGACGAGCGCGGCGTCCGGGCCGTAACGCAGCCAGCGCACGCGGGCTAGCCCACTACGCGCTTGAGGTATAGCGAGACGTGCGGCTGCATGGGCTGGCCGACCATCGCGCGCTCCTCGACGTAGCCGAGGTCGCCGTTGTTGACCAGACCGTAGAGCCGCTGCGCGCCGGTGACCTCCTTGGCCGTGGAGGTGCGCACGACCGCGTCGGTGCCCAGCTCCCAGGACGTCTGGGTGCGCGGCTTGCCGTAGAAGACCTCGATGATGCCGGTGTTGTGGGCCAGCAGTAGTTCGAGCGTGTCGTCGGCCTGCGGGCGCCACCAGCCGACCTCGCGGGCGGCGGCGCGGACCACGTTGCCGTCGTCGTCGAGCAGCCAGGAGCGGGCCTCGTGGTAGAGGAACGGGCGGCCGTCGTGCGCGATGGTGAGCTGCTGCGCGATCCGCCGGGGCCCCTCGATGGTCGGGTAGTTGACCTCGCCCTCCCCGCGCCACACGCCGACCAGCGGCAACAGCGCCAGGCAGGCGTCGTTCAGGTTCGCGCCCTCGCGCAGGTTCGCGGTGTCCACCGGGATCGGCAGGTCGTCGAACTGCGGCAGGTTGCGCCCGCGCGTCGACTCGGCCCGTTCGGCGGCGGCTGCGACGGCGTCATCGCCGGATGTCATCGGTCAGCGCTGGTCGGCGTACAGCCGGTAGACGACGTACACGGTGAACCAGAGGATCGCGATGCCGGCGAGCACCAGCAGCGTCGTAAACAGGATCTCCACGTCCAGCAGGATAGCCGCCGGCAGGGGGTTCACTCGCCCCGCACCCGCGTGGTGAGCGCCACGCCCGCCGCCGGGTTCGTCCGGGTACGACGACGGCCACCCCCGCGGCGTGCGCGGGGGTGGCCGTCGAGGCGGGAATCAGCCGACCGAGATCGCGACCTGGTGCAGGCCGGGGCCCTCGGCGGTCACCGAGGCCTCGCCGTTGCCGGAGCGGTGCAGGGCACGCACCGTCCAGGCGCCGGGCGCGGCGTAGAACCGGAAGTCGCCCTCCGGGGAGGCCTGGACTTCGCCCGCGAAGTCGCCGTCACCGTTCAGCAGGCGCACGTAGGCGCCGCCGACCGGGCCGTCGCCGCCGACGACCTTGCCGGCAACCACGACCTGCCCGTTCGTGTCGATGTCCGCGGGCGTCGCCGTCTGGACCGGCGCGCCGCAACCGTCAGCACTCATCGTCACTTCCCCGTTCCGGTTTCGATCGGCACGCCGACCAGCGAGCCGTACTCGGTCCACGAACCGTCGTAGTTCTTCACGTCCTCGAGGCCGATCAGCTCGCGCAGCGCGAACCAGGTGTGGCTGGAGCGCTCACCGATGCGGCAGTAGGCGATGGTCGCCTTGGACGTGTCCAGGCCCGCCTCGTTGTAGAGCTCGGTGAGCTCCTCGGCGGTCTTGAAGGTGCCGTCCTCGTTCGCGGTCTTAGCCCACGGCACGTTCAGCGCCGTCGGGATGTGGCCGCCGCGCTGCGCCGACTCCTGCGGCAGGTGCGCCGGGGCCACCAGCTTGCCGGAGAACTCGTCGGGCGAGCGGACGTCGACCAGGTTCTTGGTGCCGATCGCGTCGACGACCTCGTCGCGGAAGGCGCGGATCGAGGTGTCCGGCTCCTTGGCGACGTAGTTGGTGCGCTCGCGCTTGACCTCGTCGGAGGTCAGCTCGCGGCCGTCCAGCTCCCACTTCTTGCGGCCGCCGTCGAGCAGCTTGACCTTGTCGTGGCCGTACAGCTTGAAGTACCAGTACGCGTAGGCGGCGAACCAGTTGTTGTTGCCGCCGTACAGGATGACGAGGTCGTCGTTGGAGATACCCTTCTCCGACAGGAGGGCCTCGAAGCCCGCCTTGTCGACGAAGTCGCGGCGGACCGGGTCCTGCAGCTCGGTCTTCCAGTCGATCTTGACCGCGCCGCGGATGTGGCCACCGTCGTAGGCGGTGGTGTCCTCGTCCACCTCGGCGAAGACCACGCCGGGGGTGTTCAGGTTCTCCTCGGCCCACTGCGTGGTGACCAGGACGTCTTCACGGCTCATGAGAGCACTTCTCGCTTTCTTCTTCTCGTGGGTGGACTGTCAGGAAGCCTGGCTCGGCGCGACGCGCCGGATCAGGAGGTACATCTCGCAGCCGAGGCAGAAGTTGAAGGCCGCGTTGAGGAACGCCGCGAACAGCGCGAACGCCGTCGCGACGATGCCGAGCGCCGTGACCCCGGTGGCGTAGCCGACGGTGCCGACCAGCGCGAACACGAACCCGACCGCCTGGGCGAACCGCAGCGGCGCCGCGTCCTCCCGCTCGGACGTCGGCGCGAGCCGGGGCGCCACGAGGTAGCGGTAGAGCAGCGAGTACGGGGCCGGCTTGAGGCCGATGAACGCGCCGATCGCGAACACGACCGTCTGGACGGCCAGCAGCGGCCACCAACCCGTGATCAGGACCACCGCGAGCACGACGGTCGTGATGACGGCCGCGAAGCGCGGTCCACGGGGGTCTACGGCTGGGCCTGCTGACATGTCACCTCCCTGGCGGGGCGCGCGTGAGCGCGCGTCGGAATGGGTTTTTCCGGCGGGGGGAGAAGCGGGTACGGCTGAGGCGGACCCGCTAGGGCAGACACAGGCTGCTGCGCACGCGGCAGAAGTCGACCGCGCGGCGTTGCGTCAGCAGAGTGAGGGGCAGCCTGCACACGAGCGTCAGGCTACCCGGACGTCCCTGAAAGTGGGAGTGGCGTCCACCCAGTGAGAGCATTCCCACGATCCAAGAAAAAAATTCGGCCCAGGTCAGCGGTGTGCCACTCGGCCACACGCGGCAGGAGGTGCGGTGGGAGGGCTGCCGGCGGTGCGGCCAGCGGCGCGTCACTCAGTCACGGGCGGGAAGGCGCGCCGGCCGCCAACAGCGCAGCCGGCTGCGTGTCAATCCGTCACACGCGCCGGGAGGTGCGGCGCGAGGGCTTCCAGCAGCGCGGGAGCCTTCGGCACGCCGCCGACGCGCAGCAGCTCGGTGCCGTCGGACCCGTAGGCGATCGTGGTCGGCGTGCGCAGCACACCCAGCGCCCGCGCGACCTCCGGCTGGTTCGTCACGTCCAGCTCGACGTGGTTCAGGCCGTCGGTGCGCTCGGCCAGCGGGCCGAGCAGGGCGCGGGTGTGCCGGCACGGGGTGCAGAACGTGGTGGAGATCTGCACCAGGGTGACGCTGGCGCCGGTGTCGAGCGCGGCGGCGACCGGCTCGGGCAGCCCGGCCGCGGGCGCCCGGCGAGCCGCCCGGACGCGCCCGTTGCGCGCCTTGAGCAGCCCGCCTGCGACGGCCGCGACCACCAGCGTGCCGAGCACGACCCACACGCCCGTCATCCGCGCCTCACCCTCCGGTAGAGCTGGTCGCCCCGCTGAACCTCACGTTCTTGGCCTCGCCCTTGATGGTGACCGAACCGCTGTTCACCTGTACCGCCGTCGGGGTGACCTCGAACGGGAGGTTGCCGGTGTCGATCGTGGCCTTGAAGTTCGGCAGCAGGGCTTGCTGCACAGCTTCGGGAACAACGGTCGTCTCCTTGTCATTCCCGTACTGCAGCCGCTTCGGCACGATGTCGATCGCCGTGCCGTGTAGTTCGATCATCGCGAAGCAGAAGATCTCCAGCTGCTGGCCCGCGATCTGCACGTACCCGGAGATGCGGACGCCCGCCCTGGACTTGTCCTGCTCGTCCTCGGTCGTGCCCTCCTGGCCCTGCTGGTCACCACCGGAGCCGCTGTCGGTGCCGCTGTCGGCGTCCTGGCCGGTCTCGACGTACTCGATGCTGGACGGCTCGATCCGCAGGTCGTCGACCTTGGTCAGCGGGTCCACCTTGTTGATGTCGCTGGCCTTGATCGTGACCTGGGCCTCCAGGCGGCCGATGTCGATCGCGTCGGTGTTGCCGTTGACCAGGTCGGACAGCGGGGCTGTGACGTCGTAGAGGTCGGCCGTCACACCGACGTCCTGCAGGTCCTTGATCGGCACGCCGGACGCGGACAGTGAGATGTGCCCGTAGTCGCCGCCGATCGCCTGCGTGGTGAACGGGAAACCGTGGATCGTGACGGACGGGTCGTCGCTCAGCTTCAGCTGCTCGCGCGCCTTCTGCGACACCGCGTGCTCGGCATACGCGGCGAGCCCGAAATCGGCCCCGACCAGGAGCGCGAGCAGCACGACGAGACTGATGACGATGCGGCGGGCGCGGCGTCCACGGCGGCGCGATCCCGCTGGTGGCACGGCTCGGTCCTGGGTCGCAGGTCTGCTCACTCTTCGTGTCCGATCTGTCTCGTGTCCGGGTCCTGGACAGCCCGAGGCTACGGGGCAACAGTGTGACGTCAGTGTGACGGTGGCTGCAGAGCAGGTGGTTTCCACCAGTTCACCCGCTAGTCTTGTCCGCTAAGACCAGGGGCGCTCAAAGGCTACGGACTAGCAAGAAGGCGGTGTGGCGATGAGCCTGGACCTGCTCGTACTCACGTCCGAGGCGGAAGCCACCGCAGTCCTCCCAGCTCTCGACCTTCTGCCGCACACGGTACGCGTCCGGGCGCCGGAGGTCACCGCGCTCCTCGACGCGGGCCACCGGGACGTCATCCTGCTGGACGCGCGCACCGATCTCGCGTCGGCCAAGAGCCTCTGCCGGCTGCTGAAGGGCACCGGCGAGGACGAGGGCAGCACGCCGATCATCGCGGTCATCGGCGAGGGCGGCCTGGTCGCGGTCAGCGCCGAGTGGCGCACCGACGACATCCTGCTCCCCACCGCGGGCCCGGCCGAGGTCGACGCCCGGCTGCGGCTGGCGACCACCCGCGACGGCGGCGCCACCCAGGTGGACACCGAGCTGCGGGTCGGTGACCTGGTGATCGACGAGGCGACGTACACCGCACGGTTGCGCCGCCGCACCCTCGAGCTCACCTACAAGGAGTTCGAGCTGCTCAAGTACCTCGCGCAGCACGCGGGCCGGGTGTTCACCCGCGCCCAGCTGCTGCAGGAGGTCTGGGGCTACGACTTCTTCGGTGGCACCCGCACCGTCGACGTGCACGTCCGGCGCCTGCGCGCCAAGCTCGGCCCCGAGCACGAGCAGATGATCGGCACCGTGCGCAACGTCGGCTACAAGTTCGAGCGTCCGGCCAAGGCCGGCGCCAAGCCCGGCGTGACTTCGCTCAACTTCGACCCGAGCGAGCTGTCCACGGAGTTCTCCACCCCCTGATCAGGGATAGCGTGAATCCGTGCTGACAGTGGTGTGGGTCGACGAACTGGACGAAACGACTACGCGCGAGGTGCGTGAGCTGCTGCTCGCCGCCCGCAAGGTGGACGGGCGACCGGACATCTCCCCCGGCGAGCCGTTGCCGGGCGAGTTCGCGTCCGGTCCGCACCTGCTGGCCCGCTCCGACGGCGTGCTCGCCGGGTACGCCCACCTGGACACCTCCGGGGACGCGTTCGGCCGCCAGGTCGCCGAGCTGATCGTGCGCCCGGACCACCGGCGCCGGGGCGTGGGCACCGAGGTGCTGTCCGCGCTCGTCGACCGCGCCGGCGGCGCGCAGCTGCGCGTCTGGGCTCACGGCGACCACCCCGGCGCCGCGGCCCTCGCCGAACGAGCGGGCTTTTCGCGTGCCCGCGAGCTGCTGGTCATGCACACCCCGGTCGACCCAGACTGGCCGGAGCCCCGGCTGCCCGAGGGCGTCTCGCTGCGCACCTTCGTGCCCGGCCAAGACGAGCAGGCCGTCATCGAGGTGAACGCCCGCGCCTTCGACTGGCACCCCGAGCAGGGCAGGCTCACCGTCGACGACCTGCGCGCCGAGGAGGCGGCGGACTGGTTCGACGCGGATGGGTTCTTCCTCGCCGAGGACAGCACGGGCAAGCTGCTCGGCTTCCACTGGACGAAGGTGCACCCGGCCAACCCGCGCCGGTTCGGCGGCCGGGAGACCGGCGAGGTGTACGTCGTCGGCGTCGACCCCGGCGCGCAGGGCGGCGGGCTGGGCAAGGCCCTGACGCTGGCCGGCCTGCGGTACCTCCGCGACCGCGGCCTGCCCCAGGTGATCTTGTACGTGGAAGGCGACAACGCGCCCGCGATAGCCGTTTATTCGCGACTCGGTTTCACCCGTCACGAGGTCGACGTCCAGTACGAACGGTGATCAGCGTTCCGTTACGTTAACCCTCCGCCAACCTTCCATCACGGAACATGTACCCGCAGGTCACGGGCCGGACACGACGCCCGTTCGGGTGACGTTGTCCCGCTCACATTGGCGGCCTTGTTCACTTTGCGTTCATCTGTATAGAGGCGCGCGTCCACCCGTGCTGCCTAATGTCCGGTTGCGACGAATGGCTATCACTAGCTGGAGGACATGAAGTGAAGATCATGCGGCCGATGGGTGCTCTCGGCATCGCGGCGAGCGCTGCCCTCGTGCTCGCGGCCTGTGGCACCGACCCGGCGTCGACGGGCAACACCCAGACCTCGGGTGCGGCGACCGCGCCGACCGCGACCGCGAACGTCGAGTGCGGCGGCAAGTCGCCGCTCACCGGTGAGGGTTCGACGGCCCAGAAGACCGCGGTGGACATCTTCGCCCAGCAGTACACCAAGGCCTGCTCCGGCCAGATCGTGAACTACAACGCGACCGGCTCCGGCTCGGGCGTCAAGCAGTTCACCGCCAAGCAGGTCGACTTCGGCGGCTCGGACTCGCCGCTGAAGGCCGGTGACGAGCAGACCAAGGCCAACGAGCGCTGCGCCGGAGGCGAGGCGTGGAACCTGCCGCTGGTCGTCGGCCCGGTGGCCATCGCCTACAAGCTGGACGGCGTCTCCTCGCTCACGCTGAACGGCGAGGTCACGGCCAAGATCTTCAACGGCCAGATCACCAAGTGGAACGACCCGGCGATCGCCGCCCTCAACGCGGGCGTCAACCTGCCGGACAAGCCGATCCAGGTTTTCTCGCGGTCCGACGAGTCGGGCACCACCGACAACTTCCAGACCTACCTCGAGGCCGCCTCGAAGGGCGCCTGGACGCAGGGCACCGGCAAGGCCTTCAAGGGCGGCGTCGGCAACGGCGCGCAGGGCTCCAACGGTGTCGCCTCGGGCATCCGGGCCGCCGACGGCGCCATCGGCTACATCGAGTCGTCCTACGTCAAGGACGGCCTGAGCGCCGCCAAGCTGGACAGCGGCTCCGGCGCCGTCGAGCTGACCCCGGAGAACGTGGCCAAGGCGCTCGACGCCGCGACCTTCCGCACCCCGGGCAGCAACGACCTGGCCATGGACCTCAAGGCCATCTACGCCAGCAACACCCCGGGCGCGTACCCGCTGCTGCTGACCACCTACGAGATCGTCTGCTCGAAGGGCTACGACGCCGACACCGCCAAGGCGATGAAGGCGTTCCTGACCGTGGCTGCCACCACCGCTCAGCAGCCGATCGCCGAGAAGGGTTTCGTGCCGCTCCCGCAGTCCCTGCAGGACAAGGTGCTGACCTCGATCAACGCGATCTCCTGACGATCGACCGCCACCCCAGAACGGGTTGCACTGAGTAACTGATGAGCGAGTCACTCGCGAGGCGGACGCCCACCGGGGACACCGGTGGGCGTCCGCTTGCGTCTAGACCACTCCCGGAGGCCCCCGATTACGGCGCAACCACCGGCCACTGAGCGAACCCCCTCACTGGCCTCACCGAACAAGACCGCGAAGGTGCGGCCGGGTGACCGCATCTTCAAGAACCTGAGCACCGGCGCGGGCATCTTCGTCGTCGCACTCATCGCGCTGATCGGGATCTTCCTGCTGGTGCAGGCGATTCCGGCACTGGGCGCGAACGAGGTCAACTTCCTCACCTCCCGCATCTGGGAGACCGGCGACCCCACCCACCTGCGGTTCGGCATCCTGGACCTGCTGCTGGTCACGATCTACACCTCGCTGGTGGCCCTGATCATCGCGATGCCGATCTCGCTGGGCATCGCGTTGTTCCTGACCCAGTACGCCCCGCGCCGGCTGGCGCGGCCGTTCGCCTACGTGGTCGACCTGCTGGCCGCGGTGCCCTCGATCATCTTCGGTCTGTGGGGCATCCTCGTGCTGGCGCCGAAGATGGCGCCGGTGTCGCAGTGGCTGAACGAGACCCTCGGCTTCATCCCGATCTTCGGCACCGGCAACGTGTTCCCGAACTACTCGGGCACGATCTTCACGGCGGGCGTGGTGCTCGCGGTGATGCTGCTGCCGATCATCACCTCGCTGTCCCGCGAGGTGTTCGAGCGCACGCCAACCGCCCACATCGAGGGCGCGCTCGCGCTCGGCGCCACCCGCTGGGAGGTCATCCGGACGACGGTGCTGCCGTTCGGGAAGGCCGGTTACGTCGGCGCGTCGATGCTCGGCCTGGGACGCGCCCTCGGCGAGACGATCGCGCTGGCGGTCATCCTGTACATCCCCCGCGGGCACTTCTTCGACTGGAGCGTGTTCGACGGTGGCGCGACGTTCGCGTCGCAGATCGCCGCGAACTACGCGGAGTTCAACAACCCCACGTCGGCCGGCGCCTACATCGCGGCCGGTCTGGTGCTGTTCGTCCTGACCTTCGCGGTGAACTTCGCGGCCCGGACGATCATCGGCGAGCGGAAGGCGGACTGATGACCTCGACACTGTCCGAGACCGAACGGCTGGCGTCGCCGCCGGCGTTCCAGCAGGTCAGCGCGGGCCGCAAGGCCAAGAACGCGCTCGCCACGGTGCTGGTGTGGCTGTCGTTCCTGATCGCCGTCGCCCCGCTGGTGTGGGTGCTCTACACGGTGATCGCGAACGGCATCAAGCGCATCCCGTACACCAACTGGTGGAGCCAGGACTTCGGGTCGGTGCTGTCCGACGAGGTCGGCGGTGGTGTCCTGCACGCCATCATCGGCACGCTCGAACAGGGCCTGATGTGCGCGGTCATCTCGGTGCCGCTCGGCCTGCTGGTCGCCATCTACCTGGTGGAGTACGGGCGGGACACCCGGCTGGCCAAGGTCACCACGTTCATGGTGGACATCCTCTCCGGTGTCCCCTCGATCGTGGCCGCGCTGTTCATCTACGCGCTGTGGATCACCACGTTCGGCCTGCCGCGCAGCGGGTTCGCCGTGTCGCTGGCCCTGGTGCTGCTGATGATCCCGGTCGTCGTGCGCTCCGCGGAGGAGATGCTGCGGATCGTGCCGGACGACCTGCGCGAGGCGTCCTACGCGCTGGGGGTGCCGAAGTGGAAGACGATCATGAAGATCGTCCTGCCGACGGCCATGTCCGGCATCATCAGCGGTGTCATGATGGCCCTGGCCCGCGTCATGGGCGAGACCGCGCCGCTGCTGGTGCTGGTCGGTTACTCGGCGTACGTCAACTGGGACCTGTTCGGTGACAACCAGGCGTCGTTGCCGCTGCTGATGAACACCGAGCGGGCCACGAACTCCATGGAACCGGGTAGCGTCGGATTCGACCGGATCTGGGGCGCCGCGCTGACCCTCGTCATCATCATCGCCCTCATCAACCTGATCGCCACGGTGGTCTCCCGCCTGGTCGCCCCGAAGAAGAAGTGAGCGTTCCGCAATGGCCAAGCGAATCGACGTCAAGGACCTCGACATCTACTACGGCAAGTTCCACGCCGTCGACAGCGTCACGCTGTCCGTGCCGCCGCGGAACGTCACGGCCTTCATCGGCCCGTCGGGCTGCGGCAAGTCGACCGTGCTGCGCACGCTGAACCGGATGCACGAGGTCATCCCGGGCGCGCGGGCCGAGGGTCAGGTCCTGCTCGACGGCGAGGACATCTATGCGTCCTCGGTCGACCCGGTACAGGTGCGCCGCACGATCGGCATGGTGTTCCAGCGGCCCAACCCGTTCCCGACGATGTCCATCCGGGACAACGTGGTGGCCGGGCTGAAGCTGGCGGGCACGAAGAACAAGAAGAAGCTCGACGAGATCGCCGAGCGGGCGCTGCGCGGCGCGAACCTGTGGAACGAGGTCAAGGACCGGCTCAACAAGCCGGGCGGCAGCCTCTCCGGTGGTCAGCAGCAGCGGCTCTGCATCGCGCGGGCCATCGCCGTGCGCCCGGACGTCCTGCTGATGGACGAGCCGTGCTCGGCGCTGGACCCGATCTCCACGCTCGCGATCGAGGACCTGATCGCCGAGCTGAAGAAGGACTACACCATCGTGATCGTCACGCACAACATGCAGCAGGCGGCGCGGGTGTCGGACCAGACGGCGTTCTTCAACCTCGCCGGTGTCGGCCAGCCGGGACGGCTGGTCGAGATCAACGACACGGAGAAGATCTTCTCCAACCCGAACGAGAAGGCGACCGAGGACTACATCTCGGGCCGGTTCGGCTGATCATCGTTCGTCGACGACCCCCTCGGTTGGTGCTGAGGGGGTCGTTCTTTTTTTCCGGGGCAGCAGGGGCCTGCCCACGGCGGTGCGGTTCTCGGCCGCGGGAACGTCTGCCGGTGACCGGCCGCCACGGTTCGTCACTTCGAACGCGGGCTCGATCGCTCCGCCGAGCCGGTCGAACATCCGCATCGGAACCGCCGGTCGCGTGGAGCACCTCCTCGTTCCAGCCCGGTTGGATGTAGCCGGCCACGACCTCGGCGCCCAGCTCCTGGCCAGGTCGAGCTTCCGCGATCCACCGGCCGCGCCGATGACCCTGGCGCCCGCGGCTCGGGCGAGTTGCACCAGCAGGCTGCCCGCCCCACCGGCCCGCCGCTTCGACCCAGCACCCACTCGCCTGCGGCGGTCCTGGCGTTCTCGACCAGGCCCAGCACCGTCTGCCGTCGCTGTGGAGTGCCGTGGCGTCCGGCAGTACCTGGGCGTCGGGCACCGGGAACAGGTCGGCCACCGCGGCCACAGCCCACTCGGCGAAGCCGCCGGCCTCGCCCGTGCCAGCCACGGTGCGGCGGCCCAGCCAGTCCTGGTCGACCTGCTCGCCGACCGCGTCCAACCGCCCGGCGACCGGGCTGCCAAGCACGTACGCGACTGGTCGTGCCAGCTGTCGGTGCCGCGGCGGATCCGGGTCTCCGCGCAAGGTCAGGCCCGCCACCTCGACCACGACCTGTCCCGTTCCCGGAGCCGGTGGTCCCCTCACTCACCGACTGGTGATCTCCACGTCGGTGGAGGCAGGCAGTGAGGCAAATCCGGTGGGAACTGTCGGTGGGTGCCGCTAGCGTCGGGGACGTGGTTCAGGTTCACGTGGAAGGTGTCGGCGGGCGGTTGCCGAAACCGCGGGCGCTCGCGGCGGCCGGGCGGGCGCTCGGCGCCATCCCGCCGCCGCTGCAGGTGCTGATCGGGATCGTCAGCGTGCAGGTGGGCGCGTCGCTCGCCAAGCAGCTCTTCGCGGTCGCCGGGCCGGCCGGGACGGTCGCGCTGCGGTTGTTCTTCGCCGCGGTGGTGCTGCTGCTCGTATGGCGCCCGGTGCTTCGCATGGGCCGCCGGGCGCTGCCGGTGGTCCTCGCCTACGGCCTGGTGCTCGGCACCATGAACCTGACCTTCTACCAGGCGCTGGCGCGCATCCCGCAGGGCATCGCGGTCACCATCGAGTTCCTCGGGCCCCTCGCGGTCGCGCTGGCTGGGTCCCGGCGCTGGCTCGACGTGCTGTGGGCGCTGCTGGCGGCAGGCGGCGTCGTGTTGCTCGCCGAGACGCGGGGCGACCTGTCGATGCTCGGCATCGTGTTCGCGCTCGTCGCAGGCGCCTGCTGGGGGCTGTACATCCTGCTCAGCGCGTCCCTCGGCAAGCGCACAGAGGAGGGCAAGGGCCTCGCGCTGGGCATGGCCGTCGCGGCGGTCGCGGCGATGCCGGCGGGAGTGGTCGAGAGCGGCACGAGCCTGCTGTCGCCGTGGGTGCTGCTGATCGGGCTCGCGGTGGCGCTGCTGTCGTCGGTCGTCCCGTACTCGCTCGAGCTGGAGGCGCTGCGCAAGATCCCGCCGCGCGTGTTCGGCATCCTGATGAGCCTCGAACCGGCCGTCGCGGCGCTGTCCGGGCTCCTGGTGCTCGGGGAGGCCCTGCACCCACTGCAGTGGCTGGCCATCTGCTGCGTCGTCGCGGCCTCGATCGGGGCGACCCGCTCGGTGCGGGATGCGCCCTGATCGACCTCGGTAGGCTGGTCGCATGACCGTGCTCGACGAAGTCGGCCACTCAGCTGCGCTGCTTCGAGCGCTCCAGCGTGAACTCATGGTCTACAAGTTCGGCATCGACGAGCTGATGACCAAACTGCGGATCCTGTCCGAGGAGTTCGACTTCGCCAACCAGCACGACCCGATCGAGCACCTGGCGAGCCGCGTCAAGGCGCCCGAAGCGATCCTCGACAAGCTCGCCCGCAAGGGCCTGGAGCCGAGCATCGAGGCGATCCGCGAGCACATCGAGGACGTCGCCGGGATCCGCGTGGTGTGCCCGTTCGTGCCGGACGTCTACCTGGTCGCCGACATGCTGGGC carries:
- a CDS encoding winged helix-turn-helix transcriptional regulator codes for the protein MSLDLLVLTSEAEATAVLPALDLLPHTVRVRAPEVTALLDAGHRDVILLDARTDLASAKSLCRLLKGTGEDEGSTPIIAVIGEGGLVAVSAEWRTDDILLPTAGPAEVDARLRLATTRDGGATQVDTELRVGDLVIDEATYTARLRRRTLELTYKEFELLKYLAQHAGRVFTRAQLLQEVWGYDFFGGTRTVDVHVRRLRAKLGPEHEQMIGTVRNVGYKFERPAKAGAKPGVTSLNFDPSELSTEFSTP
- the mshD gene encoding mycothiol synthase; this translates as MLTVVWVDELDETTTREVRELLLAARKVDGRPDISPGEPLPGEFASGPHLLARSDGVLAGYAHLDTSGDAFGRQVAELIVRPDHRRRGVGTEVLSALVDRAGGAQLRVWAHGDHPGAAALAERAGFSRARELLVMHTPVDPDWPEPRLPEGVSLRTFVPGQDEQAVIEVNARAFDWHPEQGRLTVDDLRAEEAADWFDADGFFLAEDSTGKLLGFHWTKVHPANPRRFGGRETGEVYVVGVDPGAQGGGLGKALTLAGLRYLRDRGLPQVILYVEGDNAPAIAVYSRLGFTRHEVDVQYER
- the pstS gene encoding phosphate ABC transporter substrate-binding protein PstS; this translates as MKIMRPMGALGIAASAALVLAACGTDPASTGNTQTSGAATAPTATANVECGGKSPLTGEGSTAQKTAVDIFAQQYTKACSGQIVNYNATGSGSGVKQFTAKQVDFGGSDSPLKAGDEQTKANERCAGGEAWNLPLVVGPVAIAYKLDGVSSLTLNGEVTAKIFNGQITKWNDPAIAALNAGVNLPDKPIQVFSRSDESGTTDNFQTYLEAASKGAWTQGTGKAFKGGVGNGAQGSNGVASGIRAADGAIGYIESSYVKDGLSAAKLDSGSGAVELTPENVAKALDAATFRTPGSNDLAMDLKAIYASNTPGAYPLLLTTYEIVCSKGYDADTAKAMKAFLTVAATTAQQPIAEKGFVPLPQSLQDKVLTSINAIS
- the pstC gene encoding phosphate ABC transporter permease subunit PstC, whose protein sequence is MRPGDRIFKNLSTGAGIFVVALIALIGIFLLVQAIPALGANEVNFLTSRIWETGDPTHLRFGILDLLLVTIYTSLVALIIAMPISLGIALFLTQYAPRRLARPFAYVVDLLAAVPSIIFGLWGILVLAPKMAPVSQWLNETLGFIPIFGTGNVFPNYSGTIFTAGVVLAVMLLPIITSLSREVFERTPTAHIEGALALGATRWEVIRTTVLPFGKAGYVGASMLGLGRALGETIALAVILYIPRGHFFDWSVFDGGATFASQIAANYAEFNNPTSAGAYIAAGLVLFVLTFAVNFAARTIIGERKAD
- the pstA gene encoding phosphate ABC transporter permease PstA → MTSTLSETERLASPPAFQQVSAGRKAKNALATVLVWLSFLIAVAPLVWVLYTVIANGIKRIPYTNWWSQDFGSVLSDEVGGGVLHAIIGTLEQGLMCAVISVPLGLLVAIYLVEYGRDTRLAKVTTFMVDILSGVPSIVAALFIYALWITTFGLPRSGFAVSLALVLLMIPVVVRSAEEMLRIVPDDLREASYALGVPKWKTIMKIVLPTAMSGIISGVMMALARVMGETAPLLVLVGYSAYVNWDLFGDNQASLPLLMNTERATNSMEPGSVGFDRIWGAALTLVIIIALINLIATVVSRLVAPKKK
- the pstB gene encoding phosphate ABC transporter ATP-binding protein PstB, giving the protein MAKRIDVKDLDIYYGKFHAVDSVTLSVPPRNVTAFIGPSGCGKSTVLRTLNRMHEVIPGARAEGQVLLDGEDIYASSVDPVQVRRTIGMVFQRPNPFPTMSIRDNVVAGLKLAGTKNKKKLDEIAERALRGANLWNEVKDRLNKPGGSLSGGQQQRLCIARAIAVRPDVLLMDEPCSALDPISTLAIEDLIAELKKDYTIVIVTHNMQQAARVSDQTAFFNLAGVGQPGRLVEINDTEKIFSNPNEKATEDYISGRFG